The following are encoded in a window of Staphylospora marina genomic DNA:
- the nagA gene encoding N-acetylglucosamine-6-phosphate deacetylase → MRRRLAICLQRGTLVTGRGIWKQGTVWMENGKFTRLERRIPERIPPETDVIRLPDGSQVFPGFIDLHIHGAAGADVMDAVPEALETIARALPAEGTTAFLATTMTGEPEAIERALENVARFVSAPGSAECLGVHLEGPFIHPDRAGAQPKRHILPPDPSLARRWQDLAGGRIRLVTLAPERPGGLELISCFRDLDVIVSIGHSDATWEVCDRAIAAGASHVTHLFNGMRGLHHREAGVAGAALLREELTVELIADGVHVSPPMAGLAYRLASARRLVLVTDAMRAKCMGDGVFELGGQRVRVVGNEARLEDGTLAGSVLTMCDAVANMRAFTGCDAEEAAWMTSGNPARILGMEHRKGSIEDGKDADLTVLGPDGRVSVTVCRGVVSYSR, encoded by the coding sequence ATGAGGCGGCGGTTGGCGATTTGCCTTCAAAGGGGAACGTTGGTGACCGGTCGGGGGATTTGGAAGCAAGGGACCGTGTGGATGGAAAACGGGAAATTCACCCGGCTGGAACGAAGGATCCCGGAGCGGATTCCGCCGGAAACGGATGTCATCCGGCTGCCCGACGGAAGTCAGGTGTTTCCGGGATTCATCGATCTCCATATTCACGGAGCCGCGGGAGCCGACGTGATGGATGCCGTCCCCGAGGCGTTGGAAACCATCGCCCGGGCGCTTCCCGCCGAAGGAACGACGGCGTTTTTGGCCACGACGATGACCGGAGAACCGGAGGCCATCGAGCGGGCGCTGGAGAACGTGGCCCGCTTTGTGTCCGCGCCGGGCTCCGCGGAGTGCCTGGGCGTTCATCTCGAGGGGCCGTTCATTCACCCGGATCGGGCAGGTGCCCAGCCGAAGAGACACATTCTCCCGCCGGACCCGTCTTTGGCCCGCCGATGGCAGGACCTGGCCGGAGGGAGGATTCGCTTGGTGACGTTGGCTCCGGAACGGCCGGGCGGGTTGGAGCTGATTTCCTGTTTTCGGGATCTGGACGTGATCGTGTCCATCGGTCATTCCGACGCGACTTGGGAAGTGTGCGACCGTGCCATCGCCGCGGGGGCGTCCCATGTCACTCATTTGTTCAACGGGATGAGAGGGTTGCATCACCGGGAGGCGGGTGTCGCCGGGGCGGCGTTGCTCCGGGAGGAACTGACGGTCGAACTGATCGCGGACGGCGTCCATGTGTCTCCGCCGATGGCGGGACTGGCTTACCGGTTGGCATCCGCCCGCAGATTGGTGCTCGTCACCGATGCCATGAGGGCCAAATGCATGGGGGACGGGGTGTTTGAGCTGGGCGGGCAACGCGTTCGGGTGGTCGGAAACGAGGCCAGGCTTGAGGACGGAACCTTGGCGGGAAGTGTCCTGACCATGTGTGACGCGGTGGCCAACATGAGGGCATTCACGGGGTGCGACGCGGAAGAAGCGGCATGGATGACATCGGGAAATCCGGCGCGGATCTTGGGGATGGAACACCGCAAAGGGAGCATTGAAGATGGAAAGGACGCGGATCTGACCGTGCTGGGGCCGGACGGACGCGTTTCGGTCACGGTTTGCCGCGGCGTGGTGTCTTATTCCCGGTGA
- a CDS encoding NUDIX hydrolase codes for MNKPYKIAAKAIIFERDRVLILRKSREERSAKDSHGWDFPGGGLEPAEPLMDALAREVKEETGLSVKVVAPAYIYDEIQEEKHLIIIKFACDQPSGELVLSPEHESHLWVSMQDLDAGEFPEWMKEEIRRAYRVYTEFRGIDR; via the coding sequence ATGAACAAACCGTACAAAATAGCCGCAAAGGCCATCATCTTTGAGCGGGACCGCGTGCTGATCCTTCGCAAATCCCGGGAAGAGCGGAGCGCGAAAGATTCCCACGGCTGGGATTTTCCCGGAGGCGGGCTGGAGCCGGCCGAACCGCTGATGGACGCGCTCGCCCGGGAAGTGAAGGAAGAGACGGGTCTGTCCGTCAAGGTGGTGGCCCCCGCTTACATTTACGACGAAATTCAGGAAGAAAAGCACCTGATCATCATCAAGTTTGCCTGTGACCAGCCCAGCGGAGAATTGGTGCTGAGTCCGGAACATGAAAGCCATCTGTGGGTCTCCATGCAAGACCTGGATGCGGGAGAGTTTCCCGAGTGGATGAAAGAAGAAATCAGACGGGCGTATCGCGTGTACACGGAATTTCGCGGCATTGACCGTTGA
- a CDS encoding PaaI family thioesterase, which yields MTPDQLYQELKDLEPAEVETVSRLVQALKRTRQSPLAYIEEIMKFETLDHDPEQDVYVHRMTVSDELKNRFHMLHGGVTATFIDTAMGSVVLQLEGDGAKAVTMNLHVHFLAPATEGRLTAETRVVKRGRTVTLLETRVTDERNRLIATASSTFFRLKQVEESP from the coding sequence ATGACACCGGATCAGTTGTATCAGGAACTGAAAGATCTTGAACCGGCGGAAGTCGAGACCGTTTCCCGTCTGGTTCAGGCGCTCAAGCGAACACGCCAAAGCCCGCTGGCTTACATCGAAGAAATCATGAAGTTCGAAACGCTGGACCACGATCCGGAGCAGGATGTGTATGTCCACAGAATGACGGTTTCGGACGAATTGAAAAATCGGTTTCACATGTTGCACGGAGGCGTGACGGCCACTTTTATCGACACGGCGATGGGCTCGGTGGTCTTGCAGCTGGAAGGGGACGGTGCCAAAGCCGTCACGATGAATTTGCACGTGCATTTCCTGGCTCCCGCCACCGAAGGAAGGCTGACGGCCGAGACGCGGGTGGTCAAACGCGGAAGAACCGTCACGCTCCTGGAAACGCGGGTGACGGATGAACGAAACCGCTTGATCGCAACTGCTTCCTCAACCTTTTTTCGCTTGAAGCAGGTGGAGGAATCCCCATGA
- a CDS encoding 3-hydroxybutyrate dehydrogenase → MKRKPRTVIVTGAAGTIGSAISRAFAENGDFVAVVDLDGERATRTAGNISGETGGEAAGFGMDVTDEHEIRRLVQHLTSERGGVDVVVNNAGLQHIAPVEDFPTDRWNHLLNVMLTAPFLLIKHAVPVMKRQGFGRIINIASVHGRTASPYKAAYISAKHGLVGLTRTVALETAEHGITCNAVMPGVVDTPLVRNQLRKLSEADGISEEEALHKHLLHKQALKRFIKPEEIAGCCLWLASETAASVTGEAIGVSGGW, encoded by the coding sequence GTGAAACGCAAACCTCGCACCGTCATCGTCACCGGAGCGGCGGGAACGATCGGCTCCGCCATTTCCCGGGCTTTCGCCGAAAACGGCGATTTCGTGGCCGTGGTGGATCTCGACGGGGAACGGGCCACCCGGACCGCCGGGAACATCTCCGGCGAAACAGGGGGAGAGGCCGCCGGATTCGGCATGGACGTGACCGATGAACATGAGATCCGACGGCTGGTGCAGCACTTGACATCCGAACGCGGCGGGGTGGATGTTGTGGTCAACAACGCAGGGCTCCAACACATCGCGCCCGTGGAAGATTTTCCGACGGATCGGTGGAATCATCTGCTCAACGTCATGCTGACCGCGCCGTTCCTCCTGATCAAGCACGCGGTTCCCGTCATGAAACGGCAGGGATTCGGCCGGATCATCAATATCGCGTCCGTACACGGGCGCACGGCTTCTCCGTACAAAGCGGCGTACATTTCGGCCAAGCACGGGTTGGTGGGGCTGACCAGGACGGTGGCTCTGGAAACCGCCGAACACGGAATCACGTGCAATGCCGTCATGCCGGGCGTGGTGGATACCCCTCTGGTGCGAAATCAGCTGCGCAAGTTGTCCGAGGCCGACGGCATCAGCGAAGAAGAGGCTCTTCACAAGCATCTTCTCCACAAGCAGGCGTTGAAGCGGTTCATCAAACCGGAGGAGATTGCGGGATGCTGCCTGTGGCTGGCATCGGAAACGGCGGCTTCCGTGACCGGTGAGGCCATCGGCGTCTCCGGCGGATGGTGA
- a CDS encoding GntP family permease has product MSMEVLAVFLSLGLLMFMAYRGYSVILFAPVFALLAAVLSGLELLPAYTEVFMVKATNYVKLYFPIFLLGAVFGKVMEVSGAARSIARGLTGALGAKHAILAVVLTCAVLTYGGVSLFVVAFAVYPFAAVLFREADIPKRLIPAAIALGSFTFTMDALPGSPQIQNVIPTTYFHTDTMAAPLIGLIGGTFIFFVGIWWLYRRKHSLALRGEGYGEHTLNEPESLQREALPNFWVSLVPLVLVLALNFAFTRWIPGWYTAEELKPYGIANVNQVLGVWALIPALVAGILFAVGIWAVYGRKMSEATGGRNKGGRLADALTAGVAGSLLAVMNTASEVGFGNVIATLPGFKTVADVLLNMKTSPLVSEAISINVLSGITGSASGGMSIALETMGEKYLAWATTAGIDPELLHRIASMSAGGLDTLPHNGAVITLLAICGLTHKQSYPDIFAITVIKTLAVPLLIMLAMWTGIV; this is encoded by the coding sequence ATGAGCATGGAAGTCCTGGCCGTCTTTCTTTCTCTCGGTCTGCTGATGTTCATGGCGTACCGGGGCTATTCGGTCATCCTGTTCGCACCGGTGTTCGCGCTCCTGGCGGCCGTGCTGTCCGGCCTGGAGTTGTTGCCCGCGTACACGGAAGTGTTCATGGTCAAGGCAACCAACTACGTGAAATTGTACTTTCCGATTTTTCTGTTGGGTGCCGTGTTCGGCAAAGTGATGGAAGTCAGCGGTGCAGCCCGTTCCATTGCCAGGGGATTGACCGGAGCTCTGGGGGCAAAACATGCCATTCTCGCGGTTGTTCTGACCTGCGCCGTTCTGACGTACGGAGGGGTCAGTCTGTTCGTCGTGGCCTTTGCCGTCTATCCGTTCGCCGCGGTGCTGTTTCGGGAGGCCGACATCCCGAAACGGCTGATTCCGGCCGCCATCGCCCTCGGGTCGTTCACGTTCACCATGGATGCTCTGCCGGGGTCTCCGCAGATTCAGAACGTGATTCCCACCACGTATTTTCATACCGATACCATGGCGGCTCCCCTGATCGGTCTGATCGGCGGTACCTTCATTTTCTTTGTCGGCATTTGGTGGCTCTACCGCCGGAAACATTCCCTGGCGCTGAGGGGAGAAGGATACGGAGAGCACACGCTGAACGAACCGGAAAGCTTGCAGCGGGAGGCGCTTCCGAATTTTTGGGTGTCGCTGGTGCCGCTCGTCTTGGTGTTGGCTTTGAACTTCGCGTTCACCCGCTGGATTCCCGGGTGGTACACGGCCGAAGAGCTGAAGCCGTACGGGATCGCGAACGTCAACCAGGTGCTCGGCGTCTGGGCGCTCATTCCCGCCTTGGTGGCCGGAATTTTGTTTGCGGTGGGGATTTGGGCGGTGTACGGGCGGAAGATGTCCGAGGCGACCGGCGGCAGGAACAAAGGCGGACGTTTGGCCGACGCCCTGACGGCCGGCGTGGCCGGCTCATTGTTGGCCGTCATGAACACGGCATCGGAGGTGGGATTCGGAAACGTGATCGCCACGCTTCCCGGGTTCAAGACCGTGGCCGATGTTCTGCTGAACATGAAGACCAGTCCGCTCGTCTCCGAAGCGATTTCCATCAACGTCCTGTCGGGAATCACCGGTTCCGCATCCGGCGGCATGAGCATCGCGCTGGAGACCATGGGAGAAAAATACCTCGCCTGGGCCACCACCGCCGGGATCGATCCCGAACTCCTGCACAGGATTGCATCCATGTCGGCCGGCGGCTTGGATACATTGCCGCACAACGGCGCGGTCATCACCCTGCTGGCCATCTGCGGCCTGACGCACAAGCAATCATACCCGGACATTTTCGCCATCACCGTCATCAAGACGCTGGCCGTGCCGCTGCTGATCATGTTGGCAATGTGGACGGGCATCGTGTGA
- a CDS encoding sigma-54 interaction domain-containing protein, whose amino-acid sequence MKKPECQRCGELERELAECRESMRMIEAAFESAYEGIVITDKNGRIRMLNETYARFLGVDARDVIGKHVTEVIENTRMHIVARTGKAELNQLQKIGKDKMLVHRIPIVQDGETKAVVGKVLFQDVNHLHDLSRKLIRLNKELDFYREEYLKHMGVRYRLEDIVGRSEALLRVKEMARKVATSDSTVFIGGESGTGKEMFAHAIHQLSRRKRGPFVKVNCAAIPEALLESILFGYVDGAFTGATEGGRKGKFELAHGGTVFLDEIGELPLTMQAKLLRVLQDREVEPVGAEYPVPVDVRIIAASNRNLEQMVRESRFRADLYYRLHVVTLTIPPLRERKEDLPGLVDRLLDDLCHELGVHASGVSPEAMDRLMRYDWPGNVRELRNVLERSLHLMEGTVIGVEHLPYHLRDRGQATDSGFSLKEAVQRAEREAIEKALAAASGDREKAAGLLGISRSGFYEKLKKHGLRVQNSGHASKNPD is encoded by the coding sequence GTGAAGAAACCGGAGTGTCAAAGGTGCGGCGAACTGGAGCGGGAACTGGCGGAATGCCGGGAATCCATGCGCATGATCGAGGCCGCTTTTGAGAGCGCTTACGAAGGGATCGTGATTACGGACAAAAACGGTCGCATCCGGATGTTGAACGAGACCTACGCGCGTTTTTTGGGCGTGGATGCCCGCGATGTCATCGGAAAACACGTCACCGAAGTGATCGAAAACACGCGGATGCATATCGTTGCGCGTACGGGAAAGGCGGAATTGAACCAGCTCCAGAAAATCGGGAAAGACAAGATGCTGGTTCATCGCATTCCCATCGTGCAGGACGGCGAAACCAAAGCCGTGGTGGGAAAAGTGCTATTCCAGGACGTGAATCACCTGCATGATCTGTCCCGAAAGCTGATTCGCCTCAACAAAGAGCTGGATTTTTACCGGGAGGAGTATCTCAAACACATGGGCGTCCGGTATCGATTGGAGGACATCGTCGGGCGAAGCGAAGCCCTGCTTCGTGTGAAGGAGATGGCGCGGAAAGTGGCGACCAGCGATTCGACGGTGTTCATCGGCGGGGAAAGCGGAACGGGCAAAGAGATGTTTGCCCACGCGATTCACCAGCTGAGCCGGAGAAAGAGGGGGCCGTTTGTCAAAGTGAATTGCGCCGCCATACCGGAGGCTTTGCTCGAATCGATCCTGTTCGGATACGTGGACGGTGCGTTCACCGGCGCGACGGAAGGAGGAAGAAAAGGAAAATTCGAACTGGCCCACGGAGGAACGGTGTTCCTGGATGAGATCGGGGAATTGCCGCTCACCATGCAGGCCAAGTTGCTCAGGGTTTTGCAGGACAGGGAAGTGGAGCCGGTCGGGGCCGAATATCCGGTTCCGGTGGATGTGCGGATCATTGCCGCCAGCAACAGGAATCTGGAACAAATGGTTCGGGAAAGCAGGTTCCGGGCCGATCTTTATTATCGGTTGCACGTGGTAACATTGACCATTCCCCCGCTTCGTGAGCGCAAGGAAGATCTGCCCGGATTGGTGGACAGGCTGCTTGATGATCTGTGTCACGAACTGGGAGTGCATGCAAGCGGCGTGTCACCGGAAGCGATGGATCGCCTGATGCGGTACGATTGGCCGGGAAACGTGCGGGAACTCAGGAATGTGCTGGAAAGGTCCCTGCACTTGATGGAGGGGACCGTCATCGGCGTGGAACATCTTCCGTATCATCTCCGTGATCGCGGGCAAGCGACGGATTCGGGGTTTTCCCTCAAAGAAGCCGTCCAGAGAGCCGAGCGGGAAGCGATCGAAAAAGCGCTGGCGGCGGCGTCCGGAGACAGGGAAAAAGCAGCCGGACTGCTCGGGATCAGCCGTTCCGGATTTTACGAAAAGCTGAAAAAACACGGCCTGCGAGTCCAAAATTCCGGACATGCGTCCAAAAATCCGGACTGA
- a CDS encoding phosphatase PAP2 family protein, whose product MNESGKALFRKRGRSLLWIPVWTILSLLVFAAIAKELNESEMLHMDGRIIGWLAPMNQSHAIGFMKMVTHLGSVEWISVCLLALTAWLLVRQRSVAAAWLLMVMGLTGLLTTLFKQTFRRIRPGMDPAVDGVGYSFPSAHASAVMAFYGFVIYLLFKSRAFSMRQKTWAAGLLTLIIGIVGMSRILLKVHFPSDVVAGYSLGMFCLSLGILGMEIHGERTGIPYREKVDA is encoded by the coding sequence ATGAACGAATCGGGCAAGGCGTTGTTTCGGAAACGTGGCCGTTCGCTGCTGTGGATTCCGGTCTGGACGATTTTGTCCCTGCTGGTGTTTGCCGCAATTGCGAAAGAGTTGAACGAGTCGGAGATGCTGCACATGGACGGCCGGATCATCGGATGGCTGGCTCCGATGAATCAATCTCACGCGATCGGGTTCATGAAAATGGTCACGCATCTGGGGTCCGTGGAATGGATCAGCGTGTGTCTGCTGGCGCTGACCGCATGGTTGTTGGTTCGGCAACGAAGCGTGGCCGCCGCTTGGCTCCTCATGGTGATGGGCTTGACCGGACTTTTGACCACCCTGTTCAAACAAACGTTCCGGAGAATCAGGCCGGGCATGGACCCGGCCGTTGACGGGGTGGGATACAGTTTTCCCAGCGCACATGCCAGTGCGGTGATGGCGTTTTACGGATTCGTCATATATCTCCTGTTCAAATCCCGGGCATTTTCCATGCGGCAAAAGACTTGGGCCGCGGGATTGCTGACGTTGATCATCGGGATCGTGGGAATGAGCCGCATTCTGCTGAAGGTGCATTTCCCTTCCGATGTCGTCGCCGGGTACAGCCTGGGGATGTTTTGCCTTTCGCTCGGGATCTTGGGCATGGAAATCCACGGTGAACGAACGGGGATCCCGTACCGGGAGAAGGTGGACGCGTGA
- a CDS encoding histidine phosphatase family protein, translating into MTLVYLIRHGETEWNREGRYQGQRDIPLSAEGIRQAKSLAEHLTGDRPDAVYASDLVRARRTAQEIAEKHGLKVICFPEFRERCGGEWEGRLHHEVARDFPDFEEVRWNGGKYGVEPTEAVQNRFVSKLEELVNLHPEGKIFIVAHGMCIAAALSVLTGGEYGFGKTRLHNSSMTRLRKDPEAGWTLLGVNETPHLERMGEEDGRR; encoded by the coding sequence ATGACCCTGGTGTATTTGATCAGACACGGGGAGACGGAGTGGAACAGGGAGGGGCGCTATCAGGGACAACGGGATATTCCCCTGTCCGCGGAGGGGATCCGTCAGGCGAAAAGCCTGGCCGAACATTTGACCGGGGACCGGCCGGACGCCGTGTATGCGAGTGATTTGGTCCGTGCCCGCAGAACCGCGCAGGAAATCGCCGAAAAGCATGGCCTGAAGGTGATCTGTTTTCCGGAATTCCGCGAAAGATGCGGCGGAGAGTGGGAGGGACGCCTTCACCATGAAGTGGCCCGGGATTTTCCGGACTTTGAGGAAGTCAGATGGAACGGCGGCAAATACGGAGTGGAGCCGACCGAGGCCGTACAGAACCGGTTTGTCTCCAAACTGGAAGAGCTGGTGAACCTTCATCCGGAAGGAAAGATCTTCATCGTGGCCCACGGCATGTGCATCGCCGCGGCATTGTCGGTGCTCACCGGGGGAGAATACGGATTCGGCAAAACCCGTCTGCACAACTCCTCGATGACCCGTCTGCGGAAAGATCCCGAAGCCGGATGGACGCTGTTGGGCGTGAATGAAACTCCCCACCTGGAGCGGATGGGGGAGGAGGACGGCCGGAGATGA
- a CDS encoding carbohydrate ABC transporter permease — MQKRTGILFYPGMILLLAVLLFPLLWQFVASIKPPSELFGDEAFRFYTSNPSLENYELVFTLRPFATYMWNSTVVAVLTTVYCIVIASFAAFAIARLHFPGKSLVLGLVLAVSMFPQIATIAPIFMFMDSVDLTNSWIGLVIPYTTFALPLAIWNLTTFYRKIPADLEEAAKIDGATIMQTFWKVFFPLAVPGTFTTAILVFIAAWNEFLFALTINTEEAWKTVPVGIALFQGQFTVPWGEIAAASVIVTIPLVIMVLIFQRRIIDGITSGAVKE, encoded by the coding sequence ATGCAAAAACGGACAGGAATTTTATTTTATCCCGGAATGATCCTCTTGCTGGCGGTGCTCCTGTTTCCGCTGCTCTGGCAGTTTGTGGCTTCCATCAAACCGCCGTCGGAACTGTTCGGGGACGAAGCGTTCCGGTTCTACACCTCCAATCCCTCGTTGGAAAACTACGAGTTGGTGTTCACCCTGAGGCCTTTTGCCACTTACATGTGGAACAGCACGGTGGTTGCGGTGCTCACCACGGTGTATTGCATCGTGATCGCTTCTTTCGCCGCTTTTGCGATCGCCAGGCTCCATTTTCCGGGCAAATCGCTGGTGCTGGGGCTGGTCCTGGCGGTATCCATGTTTCCGCAAATCGCCACCATTGCTCCGATTTTCATGTTCATGGACAGCGTGGACCTGACCAACAGCTGGATCGGTCTGGTCATTCCTTATACGACCTTTGCCCTTCCGCTGGCGATCTGGAATCTGACAACCTTCTACCGCAAAATCCCGGCGGATTTGGAGGAAGCGGCCAAGATTGACGGAGCCACCATCATGCAAACGTTCTGGAAGGTGTTTTTCCCTCTCGCGGTTCCGGGAACGTTCACCACGGCGATCCTGGTGTTCATCGCCGCCTGGAACGAGTTTCTGTTTGCCTTGACCATCAACACGGAAGAGGCCTGGAAAACCGTTCCCGTCGGGATCGCCCTGTTCCAGGGGCAGTTTACCGTGCCGTGGGGAGAAATCGCCGCGGCTTCCGTCATTGTCACCATTCCGCTGGTCATCATGGTGTTGATCTTCCAAAGACGGATCATCGACGGAATCACTTCCGGTGCGGTCAAGGAGTGA